In the genome of Candidatus Bathyarchaeia archaeon, the window GTTTCGCTTCTGCTAGCAGGAAAAAAGGTGTGATCGAGTCCATCACGATCACTTTGGGACCTATGCTCGGCTTCATCGCAAAGCTCCTCCCGTAGGCGAGGAGGTCCTGAAACCTCAAGGTCTCCTCCAAGATATCACCCGGGTCCATCTTGGGAAGAGACTCAGCAAGCTTCTGAGCTCCAAGCGAGAACATGTCGATAAACTCGAGACGCCCTTCCTCCTCGATCTTCGTCACGGCAATGTGATGGTCCTCGAGTCCGAGCTTAACCACATCAGCTGGATCATCGATGCAGTAGTAGAGAAGCTGACATCCTTGGCGAAGAAAATTCGCCACGAGTTCTCGTACGAGGGCGGACTTACCGCTCCCGATCGGACCCATCAACGCCACACTTGACGGCCTGGGGATGCCTCCACCGCTGACCTTGTCGAGAATGGGAATGCCTGTCGGTTGAACAGCCTCTACTCTATTATCCCCTGAGGACCTTTTCAATGGTCGCCGTGTTCCCTGTTCCTCAGGCAAGTGCTCTAGTTCGAAAGGGGCCGTGTAACTTGGACGACTAGCCTAAAGTGACAATATCAGTTGTTCGACCGGATCTTGGCCAGGCCCAAGACGAATGTGCCGCAGAAGATTCCAAGAAAGGCACCGCCGACAACATCACTTGGGAAGTGGAGCCCCAAGATGATCATCGAGACTCCAGTAGCGACAGCAAGCGCAATGAATGGGGAACGCGAGGCAGGATACCTTGACCACATCACGGTAGCGACCGTAAACACACTTGTCGTATGTCCTGAAGGGAATCCGGGGTTCGTAGGGATCGCGCCACGCGCCGCGATTCCCAGCGAAGCCACCTGGAAGGGTCTTGGAAGGTTGAAGGCTGCTTTCAGCAGGTCCGTCAAACCCATCGCAGTCACCATAGCGACTGCCAGGATCAGTGAACCGGTCCATTCGTTACGGTCCCTGCGAAAAACATAGAGCCAAAACACTAGCGGTGCCCAGATGAGATCGCCCACCGTCGCTAGCCCATAGAACAGAGGGACAAGATCATCGGGTATAGAATGATAGAGTGCAACAGCGAGGTAGGCATCTGTCGCGGTCCCGAGTAAGCGAAGGCCAAGCAGAGCGAGGACGAATCCTAAGGCGCAAATCAGAATAACTTTGCGTGAGTTCTCTAGGCTCTTGGCCCATGATTTGGGGTCGAGCCCGGTCCTTCCTAGTAAAGACATATGAGAGGCTCTAGCTTACCAACTGTCATTACGTGGACGGGTTGAGCCCTCACTTTTATTAGCACCGCATAGTTGGTCTCGTTCTCCCATGCTGATATTAGGTGGCTCCGCCAGCCAACCACTCGCCGAGAAAGTCGCAAAAGAGCTCGGCCAGGAAGCCGGCCAATTGGAAGTGAAGCGTTTTCCAGACGGCGAAAAATATCTCCGAATCCATGATAACGTCAAGGATCAGGATGTCGTAGCGATCCAGTCTCTCTATCGGACACCTGACGAGAACATATTCGAGCTCCTCCTGTTGACGGATACGCTCAGGGACCTGGGAGCCCGCTCCATTTCTGCTGTAGTACCTTACTTCGCATACACGAGGCAAGACTCACGATTCTATCCTGGGGAAGCAGTCAGCTGCGCATCCGTAGCCCGGCTTATAGAATCTGCCGGGGCAACAACTTTCCTTACGATTGATTGTCACCTTCACAGACTGGGAGACGTCGCGAAAGTCTTCAAGATCCCGGCTCGCAACCTCACCGCAATGCATGAACTGGGAAAGTACGCTCGGGAACACTTCAAACCGAAGAACCCCATGGTAATCGGGCCAGACGAAGAAGCTGACCAGTGGGCCGCAGTCGTTGCTAAGGAGCTAGACGCGGAGCATACGGTGTTTAGGAAAGTAAGAGTACGAAAAGAGGGTATGACCTCATCGAAGGTAGAAGTTGACGCCGGGGAAATAAACCTGAAAGGACGAGACGTAGTCTTCGCTGACGACATCATTAGCACTGGCGGGACCATTGCGGAGGCTGCAAAGGCTTGCAAGAAAGGAGGCGCGAAACGTATCTTCGTGGTCTGCACCCACCCCGTTCTTGCGGAAGGAGCTCTGAAACGAATCAAGACCGCAGGAGTGTTGAGAGTTATCGGGACAGATACCTACCCGGGCCCAACAAGCAAGGTCTCGGTCGCGCCAGTCATCGCAGCGGCGTTGAAGAGCTAAAAAACCGATCCAGAGCGCGATAACGTGGCATTGTCCACTCTGAGGGAGACGGTCGTAGGTGTCGCCTGACCTCGTTGTCACGGGGGCATTGAACTGGGACATCAACCTCTTCGTCAAACGACTTCCTAGACCCGGAGAAGAGGTGGTTGTGGAAAAGGTCGATCGGGTCCCGGGAGGAAAAGGTGGCAATGTTTCAGTTGCAGCATCAAGGATCCTCGGTCCACGGAAGGTGGCTTTGTTGGCTTGTCTGGGGAAAGATGAGATCGGCAAGAAACAACTAATGATTCTCAAACAAGATGGGGTGGACACTTCAGCGGTCCAGACGCTGATCAAACTTGAGTCGGGGCAGGCATACATCACAGTGGACGAGAAGGGAAGGAACAATATTGAGACGCATTTCGGCGCGAATGCCGGGCTGAATCGGGACCACATTATGCTCCCTGAGGTCCAGAATCTCTTCGGCAACTGTCGTATGATGGTTGTAATCGATCCGCCGCGACACGTCGCTAGAAGAATACTCTCCGAGGGACGCCGTCTCCGGAGGACTGTTCTTTGGCATCCCGGGGTCTTAACACGGTTCGGAATGAAAGAGTTCATCGACGAAATGGAGGGTTTAGACTATCTAGTCTTGAATGAACATGAGGCGCTCGCGTTCACGAGTACGAAAACCCTCGACGAATCTCTCGCTGCCTTCAGCAAGGTGGCCCCGAAAATGAGGATTCTCGTTACGTTGGGATCCAAGGGCTTCGCGTTTCATGAGAAGGGGAAACAGTTGAAGATGAAGAGCGTTGATCTTGCAAAAATGGGGCGGAAGATAGTGAACACGACGGGATGTGGAGACGCGTTTGTCGGAGCGTTCGCAGCATACAAGGTCCTGGGCTTAACTGACATCGAGGCGCTCAAGCATGGGAACGTGGCGGCAGCCCTCAAGGCCGGTAGGCCAGAAACTAGAGGAAGCCCGACTCGGAAAGAGCTCGAAGAGTTCTACCAGAAATACTCAGCCTAACGAATCCAAACCGGTAGTAAGTTCCAGATCACTTGGTTTGTTCCAACAAGATTCCGTAGAGTTCGCTTTAATGGTGGGCGTGTTTACCTTCATCCAAGGGAAATTCCGCATTGGCTAGTACCGTCGAAGTTGCAAAATGGGATCAGGCTGTTGCCTGGCTCTTGAAGAACGAGAATCCGGGCGTTCGATATTGGA includes:
- a CDS encoding RAD55 family ATPase → MPEEQGTRRPLKRSSGDNRVEAVQPTGIPILDKVSGGGIPRPSSVALMGPIGSGKSALVRELVANFLRQGCQLLYYCIDDPADVVKLGLEDHHIAVTKIEEEGRLEFIDMFSLGAQKLAESLPKMDPGDILEETLRFQDLLAYGRSFAMKPSIGPKVIVMDSITPFFLLAEAKRVYQYVQVMRFATQIARAVTISVLHTEVVDVNVENATANLADGVIEMRKRQGEVLLRGGTLKVLKIGRNPTPSRGYFYQITQQGIVFSNTPMF
- a CDS encoding phosphatase PAP2 family protein, with protein sequence MSLLGRTGLDPKSWAKSLENSRKVILICALGFVLALLGLRLLGTATDAYLAVALYHSIPDDLVPLFYGLATVGDLIWAPLVFWLYVFRRDRNEWTGSLILAVAMVTAMGLTDLLKAAFNLPRPFQVASLGIAARGAIPTNPGFPSGHTTSVFTVATVMWSRYPASRSPFIALAVATGVSMIILGLHFPSDVVGGAFLGIFCGTFVLGLAKIRSNN
- a CDS encoding ribose-phosphate diphosphokinase, yielding MLILGGSASQPLAEKVAKELGQEAGQLEVKRFPDGEKYLRIHDNVKDQDVVAIQSLYRTPDENIFELLLLTDTLRDLGARSISAVVPYFAYTRQDSRFYPGEAVSCASVARLIESAGATTFLTIDCHLHRLGDVAKVFKIPARNLTAMHELGKYAREHFKPKNPMVIGPDEEADQWAAVVAKELDAEHTVFRKVRVRKEGMTSSKVEVDAGEINLKGRDVVFADDIISTGGTIAEAAKACKKGGAKRIFVVCTHPVLAEGALKRIKTAGVLRVIGTDTYPGPTSKVSVAPVIAAALKS
- a CDS encoding PfkB family carbohydrate kinase, yielding MSPDLVVTGALNWDINLFVKRLPRPGEEVVVEKVDRVPGGKGGNVSVAASRILGPRKVALLACLGKDEIGKKQLMILKQDGVDTSAVQTLIKLESGQAYITVDEKGRNNIETHFGANAGLNRDHIMLPEVQNLFGNCRMMVVIDPPRHVARRILSEGRRLRRTVLWHPGVLTRFGMKEFIDEMEGLDYLVLNEHEALAFTSTKTLDESLAAFSKVAPKMRILVTLGSKGFAFHEKGKQLKMKSVDLAKMGRKIVNTTGCGDAFVGAFAAYKVLGLTDIEALKHGNVAAALKAGRPETRGSPTRKELEEFYQKYSA